The DNA region CTGTATTAAGTTGCTATCGTTTTATTTTCACAACTATAGAAAAGTTCCTCTGGTGGAGTGTGTTCTCAACGGTTGCCCCGATGACCAAGAGCGCGTTCAGAGACCTCGGCTTCGAATTTTCGAAGGCTGTCTTCGGGCTACAGCAGAGGACACCTCGCTGGAAGAGCTGCACCGCCAACGTTAACGCCAACTTTGGAGTCGCTCTCAGCTACCTCTACGTCAAGAAGCACTTCGACCAGGCGTCGAGACAGAAGGTTCTTATTGGTATTCATAGCGGCAGTGTAGCTCTCCTCAGAGGACGGGTGTGCACTGAACCGTAGCGCCTAGTGTAACGTCGCCAGCTAAGCTACCGGAGTCGCTCCGCAGGCCATGGAGATGATCGCGGACGTGCGCGAGGCGTTCTCGCAGGCGGCGGCGCGCGTGGCGTGGATGGACGCCGCCACGCGCCGCACCACGCTGCGCAAGCTCGCCGCCATCCGCACCTTCGTGGGCTTCCCCGCCTGGCTGCTCACGCCGGCGCGCCTGGACGACCACTACCGACACGTGAGACCGCAGATAGAACTGACCGCTCTTTATGATCAGTTCGCCCATCCCAGTTGTATTCAATTCTTTGAGTACCTAATCATGAAATGTCCTTCCGGTTTGTAAATTGACGTCGTTGCGGATGTAACGCCTTTTTACTAAAGACAGAAAATCTGCTAAAACATTAGTAGCCCAATCGAGATCATATTTACTAGAAACGTCCCTGCGATTGTGATAAATTTATCGCATAAAGTCTTATTAATGGCCCACGGCCTTTTTACAAAGAGCGACCGAGTTTTCACCGAGCCCATAGACTAGGACCTTTAGAAGATCTAAGACTAGCACTGATTTTGCCTTATTCTACAAGGAGGAAAGcgcataaacaaaatatattgcttACTATATTCGTGTGATaataatacgtttatatttGTCAGGTCGAGGTAGTCGAAGGAGACTTATTCGAATCCTATCTGAAGTTAACGTGGGCAATGGTCAAGAAATCCTTAGAGACTCTCAGGGAACAACCCGACAGGGACAGGTGAGACGCACGCCAAAAAACGACATGTTACCAGCGACTTTGCATATAATAGGTTTTAACTCTTCTCCGTCAGATGGGTTGCCACAGCTACCACGGTGAATGCATTTTATTCGGCGACTCTTAATTCAGTCAGTAAGTACCATTATCATTAGCAtatttgtacatatgtatagacttttgtatatatatacaaatgtctATTTGTTCCAATTCGACAAATTAACAACaaacacttttatttttttagcattCCCAGCTGGTATCCTCCAACCACCTTTCTATGGAAATGGAATTGAGTAAGTTGATAAGTACATATTCCTACATATACTCATACTTCACACATGTTAGATAATATccacttaatttattatttcaaaatataaaatttttctaGGGCAATCAATTACGGATCCATAGGAGCTATAATGGGACACGAGATTACTCACGGCTTTGACGATCAAGGTgagaaattatactttttttttcaatgtttactCTCGAATGTTTgtctacattttaaataaagatttatatttatatatccattatgatatttaatgtaaaattattatttagtattaggaaattaatattttatatcggaTAGTGTTTTAATTGCCAAGCATAGTGTGACAGTATTGATATACTTGATCGAAAGACAGCttgtacttaaaaaaaagtaatttttccGGTGTACAGGACGTCGCTACGACGAGCACGGCAACCTCGCGCAGTGGTGGTCGGCCGGCACGCTCGAGCACTACCACGCGCGGGTGCGCTGCATCGTGGACCAGTACAGCAACTACAGCCTGCCGCAGCTGCCCGGATACAAAGTGAGACAAGGCATCGGCCGTAAGCGTAgctaagatatattatataactgagATGTTTTATTCTGATAGAGATAAGACGATTCGGTGGATAGAACGGGATCTTCCTAGCGAAatgcaccattgaattttcattatgttttttgAGGATGAAGGAAAGTGTCCCGTGGAAAGCTAAACGTGTTGCAAGAAATTTTACAGTTTATATGACATTTAACATGGCCTAGGAATTCCACCACGCCGCATATTGTCAGCAGAATAGGCATTCGCTCAGCGATGGAACATTCAGTCTTTTACTTTACGTGACCGCGGAATAATAAGCAGCCGTATCGAAAGCTGTCTCCGATAGCCGGGGGAGCGCTAAAGCTCGCTGCGTGCGGCAGGTGCACGGGTTCAACACGCAGGGCGAGAACATCGCCGACAACGGCGGGCTGCGCGCGGCGCTGGGCGCGTACGCGCGGCTggcggcgcgcgcgcccgcGCACTCGCGCGCCGCGCTGCCCGGCCTGCCCGCGCTGCGGACCGACCAGCTCTTCTTCCTCGGCTTCGCGCAGGTAAGCGCCGCCACGTCGCCGACTGTGCGGCAGCGTTCGCGTATGAAACTCGTCCCGGCGATACCTAAACGAAATTACCGCCGATTCTACCACGAGACGTGTGTTGGTTTGGAAATTAAACGATTCTAAttgatagttttaataaaaaaatatcatattcgaGTATCCTTTGGTACCCATTCATCACTCGTACTGCGATGCCTCTATGCGGTAAGAAGAGAAGTAATACGAGGTGTATTcgagtaaaaaaaattgtaatttgaattattgtttCCAGATATGGTGCGGTAATTCAACAACGGGCGCTCTCAAATCTAAAATGGTGGAGGGTGTGCACAGTCCCAACAAAATTAGAGTAATCGGTACTCTAAGTAATTCTAAAGAATTCGCAGACGCCTGGCAATGCCCAGTGGGCTCACCCATGAACCCCGAACATAAGTGTGTGCTGTGGTAGACTAAATGTGATCTTAGAAATAATCCAACCAAAGACAAGACTCGAATGTTACCAGTAAGTTACCCATAGAGTTAGTTGTTAGATAGATAGGACCAAAGGCATGTTTCATGAACATACTCTGCAAGCCTACACCCTCGACtagaaaaaaatagaatatattgtatgatttaaaaaatatatataattaaataaaatgcttacGTTTCATGTTTCaaagtaatttatgttttttatttgagaATAGAAAAGAACACTATTCAATTAATATCGTAAAACTTTCCGCTAGTTTTTCGGTGAGCAACACTGTTTGTTTTGCTAAATTTGAACTTGGAGtctgcaaaatattattacaggaATGTTATGTAATGCATTCCATCAATGTGAGTGTTTTAGACTTGCTAAGTATGCACATGAAATAGGGCCAAGTATAACTTTAGAAATATGATAttgaaatacttataataataaaatcaaacgaAGTGTATGAAGTAagatataatattgattaaagttaacttttatgTGATACTACAATTATGAATGtggcattttaaaattattcattaaatcttgacaaattagttttttattttagattaaattaaataatattattaatgaaataataattaatttaaaaagtgaatttattataagataaaaaaaatacaataaactatttattatgaaataaaaaaatttacttaaatagaCTTTCATTTCTTCCTCACATACTGGAACTTGTAAACGGGGGCCGAAACTTTGGTGCCACTTTGTATTCTTTtcggttttaatatttttgcatcCTGTAAATGTCTTTTGAGTTCCATTTTCTGTTGGATGACGGTGAGATGTTTTTCACGCTCGATCCTTTGTGATAGTTCCTTGTATGTCTTCTCTTTAATTTTCTTTGTAGACTTAATTATCtgcaattaaattgatttatatgatGATAATGGTCCTCAGACCTCAAGGAAGGCTATGTACCCGACCCTGGGCTGAACTCGAGATCTCGGCATCTGCTGCATTATAACCTAGTTTCAAGACCATGAGGCAGACTACAAATGCTACTTCGATCCAAGAAAACTATAAGTggattcaatatattaattgacaattattcatgctatattttaaataatatgcaaaaaTCAGGAAACAGATTTTGACAAATCCGATTTATGTATTTTACCtacagtataaaatatattgttctgttggtaatattatttaaaaacaactaaatataaaatgtctaacattaaagttaataaaaaaaaaacctttaaatgtATGTTACCTCTTCATTAACCTCAGGTAGAGTTAACTTGTCGAGATCAGACAACCTTGGTCTGTTAGACTTCCTATTGATAAGTGAGGGATGTGTATCCAATCTTTTAGCTAAATCGAAATTCTTCTCTTCACCTTCATCCACAAAGAAAATGTGTGTGTTTGGTGTGGAGTCTGCCACATCTGTCATATGGAGTTGAgactaaaacaaaaatgtaattatatcatatacacGGAGTATATAGAGAGAGAAGAGTATATATTGCACTCCAATGAATAAAGAAGGACGACATGATTTCATCGCGACGGTAATTCTCAACCAGCAAACTGTACAGGAAATATTTTAGTGCACCAGTGTTCAAATGTAACTATATTTCTCAACCACCATAGTCCGATGAGATGTAAAGCCGTTTAAAACCAAGAGCTCGAATTAGAATCATAACACACagtagtgtatatatatatatatatatatatatatggtagtaaccacattttattaaattcataaaaatactcACATACACTCGTAATAACTATTCAACATACTAGtagtcaaaatttaaaataatatgtacagttttctaactcaattttttttcagcTACAATGGCTGTTGCCTTTGAAAATTCTAACTCTGTATAtcctaattaaaatgtatattatatagccgagatggcctagtggttaaaacacgtgaatcttaaccaatgattgtgggttcaaacctgggcaagcaccactgaaaattcatgtgcttaatttatgtttataattcatctcgtgcttgacggtgaaggaaaacatcgtgaggaaacctgcatgtgtctaatttcattgaaattctgccacatgtgtattctactaacccgcattggagcagcgtggtggaatatgcttcAATCCTTCTCAAaatggaaaggaggccttagcccagcagtgggacattaacaggctgttactgttactattgaAGTTTACCTGCAATCTTTGTATCCGCCTACTCTCAATAGTGCGTttcatgttaatatatttaagatccTGTGTTTGCATCAGTTTTATTTGCTCCACTGTGTGTTCATCTTCTTTCTCCACTTCATGAtgttcctttaaataaaaagaatataatactaagcatatgtattcatttatatataaatttaaaaatgacatatataaaatagagtTAAAATGACACAAAATAGCCACATATATTGACTCATTCTGAACTGTGGATAGATTTACATACAATTCAATCCTATAAATAagtattcaaaagtgcttgtaagagaaaaaaaagtatttattcatattttatatagtctagtattttttgctatatatacaagcaatatttttttaaattagctattgcccaattaatatattattaacatttttgcaatttatatttttttttttcgaggtaGGCAGGCTGCCAAATAGACCACCAGATGTATAGTGTAATATGTAAGTGTTTACCATTGCCCATACCATTTTACATTGGCACTGTTTAtggctaaaaatattaaacatcccttacattgccaatgtgccacctatcttgggaactaagatgttgtctcTTGTGCCCGTAGTAACTCTAACTCATTCATCCCTTAAACtaaaacacagcaatactaagtgtactcttaaaaagaatataatactAAGCTCTTGGTGCTAGGTTATGTGATGGGTGGtatactcagacgggcttgcacaaagtcctatcacCAAGTCAAAATACATGTCAAATCATCATACATTtaacgtttatattaaaattaaattattattcaaaatgtatacaaattatgttatattttacgaataatttatatacaactatatatttacttttttagaaaaataataaatccttACCCCATCTTTCACTCTAGAATTGatcatatgaaaataaaactcatCAGGATTTCTGTCCAATGTTCTTTTACGTAAAAGTTTAAGCGTTTTTCCCTTTTCATGATAATCATCAGCGCGTTTTTTGTAATCTTTCTTTTTTTCAAGCAATCCAAGATGTTTTCGAGACTCAGGTTGATGTCTCTCTTTATGAGTCTTTTGATTAGCCTTAGCGGCTTTTCTCCACGATGACATAATAATCGTTTAGtgatacttattataattaaaatagatttgtcttgatttaataaaagtttacaaaactAAATCTCAAAATGTCACGTTCACGTGCTTACAGTTGTCAAATGTCAACTTCATATTGACAGGTTTCAATACACGAAGTCTCAAGCTCTTAAGAACTTAATAATTCTCACTATTGCTACGTtcaactaattaaaattatcatttaatatactaaatttagGCATTATACACGCCTTttcgtgtaataaaattaatttatagtaaagCCGTTATTTTCTAGGATTTTATATAGAGGTAGCGTTTTATTCACTACAAATaacaatctatataataataaactgttaTTAATTTCCTACACTAGTAGGAATTTTTATTTCAGTGGATCTGCGTATCGCAATCGGTaatcttacaaaaaaaagaaacataatttCTAATGCACTAAAAAGCCCTACTCCTAGAAACATATTGAATACTCCACCTAAAGATGCTGTAAAAAAACATGCTAATTATTACCTACATTtcacaaataagtaaatatagctTATACAACTTTGATAATAGAAACTTCAACGAAGGGGAATTAGTAGTTTAACCAGTACATCAGTAATTAGTGCTTATAATATAGTCGGTCACTTGGTGCGCAAAAATACGGAATAACTTACACAGTAGTGTAATCCACGTTTCTGTTGGATTGACTACGAATATTCTGGAACCACTAATCCTTACTGTTATCAGAAGAACAGAACTTGTAGTTTCGTTTAGACCGGCgctaaaaaaatgatttatagatacatataatttatgagtttatttttttatttttattattacaatatataagtaagccaagatggcccaaagatggttagaacgcgtcaatcttaagcgatgatcgtggtttcaagcccgagcaagcaccaatgtattttcatgtgcttaatttgtgtttgtaattcatcttgtgcttgacggtgaaaaaaaaacatcgtgaggaatcctacgtgtatctaatttcactgaaattttgccacatgagtattccaccaaccgcaTCCAAGGGTGCGCAAAcaaaagtgcactctctattccctaactctcatatttagatgggacggcaatccgacacgacacgCTTTCCGAGAGGAAAGCGCGTAAAGCATGGTAGTGTACACACTACTtccagacaccgggctgctattaagaatttttgacagaaaaacgcaataactttttagtggcccgacttgggatttgaatccaggccctccgggtctacggccttacatctagccactagatcaacgaggtgGTCATTACATTACaatgtataagtatatttttgagtaaaaaaacttactatATTTCGTTATGAGTATATTTAAAAGCATTCATAGGACTCGATTCTAAAGCTAAGAATGTAGATACTTTCTTGCAAGATGGCAAACATTTACACGTAAaattttctgtaaaaataataatatgttaaaaatatttaaacgttattattgtaactgaatcacaatatataattcttattctCATACCAAAGTTAAAACGTCTTAAACAGCTCAGTTGTGTGACCAAACACGGTGGAGGAATCTCTTCATTTTGGTTTTTACTTCGTAACGGATCTGAACAGCCACATGACTTCTCCTTACATTTTAGCTAAAGTAGATATTTAATTAGTACttactacatattattattgtcattattaCGTATATAGATGTATTTGAAAGCTTAGCGTGCACTGGGCTTAAACGCGCGTTGTTTAGGAATAAATGAATACGCCAAACCGCTTAACACACAGCGGCTGGcgttttagttaaattttatttcattatatcataattactATCATGACAATGGATTTCTACCAAGCACCGTTTACTGTGACACTCGCTCAGTCGATACTGAGTATCAAATCCATCAGTTTATAAACGCAGTTAACCGCTGTACGTGCGACAATGCACTAATATACAACGCACAAAAAATCGACCATTTTCAAGCCGCTATCAAAATGtaagaaactatttttttaaaaatcattcaCTGAAAGACATCGCTAATGCATGCATTTGCATATATAGCTATGTATTACATTATTCTGCGGTTTAAACCTAGTGCGTGCTAAGCCGTACAATAGTCTCATAAAAAGTCTGACCAAACATCTACTTCTTGAATATCCATCGCTAGTGCTGCAAGTTCCTTCCACGAGTTTATCAGGATCACTGTCCACTACCGAGGTAAAAGTCATCTGAGCGATGTAGTTATGGCCAGGAGACAATGACATAGGTTCAACCCATTCTTCACCTTTAAATTTCGTgtaaaactgaaatattttatagcttatGATTTTAAAGACGGGCACGGGTAATTTACAGATGTAGGTGTATACTGTAAATAGGAACGTACCAGCTTTATATGATGtgatttacttattaattatgaaaaaatttctaaaaaattatatttaaaaaggaaataataaaatattctttatatttcgaaaagacttaaaagaaaacataagtAGAATATCACATCAAAGTATATCGCTCACCTCGCACCCCTGTAATGATGGTTGATCAGAACACTGAACTGCTATTTGAAGCTTCCTTTTTGCTTCTAATCGAGATATTTCAGATTCCGTGATTTTCAAtctaaagatttaaatattacctatacatttatttaaaatgcaattcggcttatacttatttattttagacatcATACTTACTTCTTAGGCCGCGACAAGCAGCACACGCCCCATTCAGTTAACTCCCTTTCAAACAATTTCCCACAAGGTATCATAATAGACTGCCAGCGACAGTTTTTAACTATACTGTGACATGGAGGCATAACTTCCATTAAAGCTTCGGGTAGAGTCAAAttgtttttgaggagaatttcTTCCAGAATAACTAGATGGTCATTGTGTGTGTCCTTTCTTCGAAGAACATGATTTAAAATAGTCTGAAGACGATCTGTGACGTTTGCGTTTATTAACCTAGTTGGATAAGTAAGGACTTAAGTAGCATTAAcacgtttaaatatatagaaaaaaatatgagaCAAAACTTACAATTTCTTCTGAAACATGTGAGCGACAGTTTCAGCCGGAGGGCACACTGCAACTAGCGGCATCTTGACTGCATCTTGCTGACCACGTAAATCATGTAGAGTGAGCAGTGCGGGTACCTCCAGGAAACGTTCCCATAATACAGCACACAGAACACCCGCACAACATGCGCTGGCACAGCAGCAAATAAGCCACCCAATGCTACAAATtactcatataataaatattaacttaatgaAACTGAACTTTAAAGATATTCTATCTACTCACCGATCGGcataatattttgaacataaaTACTTAAAGCCGTGTAGGGTTGTTGTTTGATAAAATTGTCGAACCGCATGACTACATCCCGactgtttcatttttttttttttttgcaaacgaATCTAAATTCTGATAAAGTCACAGCTTTTTGCAGAAGGGATTACTTGTTGACGTGAAGCTTGTGAGTGGCTTATAAAAGTTCAACAATGGTAAATCATAGGGACTAGTAAATGTGTACAAGTTCATAGATGACTATCACCAAACCCTGTAATTAACGATCACTATCAAGTGGCAATTGTGATCGATTAGCAGTTGATGTGTTTACTAGTTCAGTTTAGTAGCGACTAGTTTGCGTGTCCTCGTAATTAACTTTATAGctttcatacatttataaatagagGTTTTGaagttaatttcatttattacaaatacactTACACGTTTTAAATACCGCTGGCACGTGTAAGGACGTGTTCACACTAAGCTCAGTTAGAGAGGTTTACAAATTACGCAGCTCATACTCTCAGTCGCTTGGACACttacatgtaatttatttattttctttatttattaactttttcagggaaacatacagtaatTTCCACTACTTACTAAAACATAAACGATAACATAAGCCACACAGTTCATAGACTaaagagaaatataaaataaaaaaataaaaacacagttCATGAGCGCGATGTGAAAATGCTCTAAACTATCACGAACTTGCAATaagttactttattaattttattactgttcGTTCGCACAAAATTCTCTTTGTTATGCCGACACGCCGGTTCATGTCAGTGTGGCAGTGTGGGCTTCTTCAAAGACCCGGTGGGGAAACTACTTCTGAGTGGTCGTTTGGTAGCTGCGCTTGTGTTCCGCGACATGTCGTATTTTAATCAAGAGTATTTCAATATGTTAATGTGTCTGGGTAGGAGTGActtttgaacaaattaaatcGCGCGCAATTATGCCAGACCGGTAACTATGGTGGTCGTGTTATTGTTGTTCTTTAGTCTTTGTATATAAACCTAAACACTATTAAAGTATTAGTTGTCACCGAGTCAACTGACGCGCAGCCTGGACCAAAAAacagatcatagacaatttttagtaccCTTTAGTGCACATAGAACAACATATTTACCATAGCCATTTGCGTCGAATGGTCAAATCATTCGATAAGGATCCGATACATCGAAAAATGTGTATTTCAGAGCtgcataaataaaattcagttGTCTGCTACTGTAACCAAACGATTAACAACAGCTGATCAACTGAGGTCATGATCTCATGTCCTCGTTACCCGATAGGTAAATACCTAACGCGCGCTGTCACCTGCACCTGTCTTACAGAGTGTATGTcgtcatattaattaaattaaatttcattcggggtaattaatttacttagtattttaaaaacgatTACATAAATAGAACCGATTCACGACACCAAATAACCACTTCAAGGGTCGGACaggatttattttacaaactgtATATTAGGGTTTGGGTAAGGTGGGGTtaggataaaataataatatattgtgaaattaatttcaaaatatttttgtgtttttttttaataaatctgttTAATGACGGacaaacaagaaataaaaaaatatcccttTCATTtcctttatttgaataaattataaaaagttacaCTGCagttaacagcctgttaatgtcccactgctgggctaaggcctcctctcccttttgaggagaaggtttggagcttattctaccacgctgctccattgcgggttggtagaatacacatgtgacagaatttcaatgaaattagacacatacaggttcctcacgatgttttccttcaccgtcaagcacgagatgaattataaacacaaattaagcacatgaaaatacagtggtgcttgcccgggtttgaacccacgatcatcggttaagattcacgcgttctaaccactaggccatctcgactttttttcaCTATACAGTgtaggttatatatatacaagtcacacatttattcaaatattatgtatttttatttaattaaaatattgtttacatagTCAAGTCATGTACTTCAATCGCACTGACATTGGATCGCAATACTGTGTATACATATCGAACGGCACCGCACCAGTGGTGAACAGCCTTATGTAGTAACCACAAATAAGTATATGACTAACGCAACTGTGCCGACGCCTGTTTTAACGATCATTACGCAATATACATCTCATATtgtcactatatatatataacgaataaGGCTGaccatattttttcaataattttttaaagagtTAGGATGACATTACacaaattatctttaaattatgtCGCTGTCGCTGGTATAGTCGAAGGTTTAGGAAATACGAAAACTAAAGGTCACTTTTGTTCGACGTAGTTGAGATAAGCGAGCCAATGTAGAGCAAAGGAACTATATGCCGGAAACTATGATAacagaatataatttttattactagttttattatatcgaCATTTttgtgaattaaaatatatatttacgtcaacaaaatacaaacatttttagccgatttaatattaaacaactatgagcaacaattaatttttttacaaagaatATTCGCAATGCccgttttttaaggaattacttatTCACAaaattcctatttacccctccaattaagcttgtgttaggagtggggacggCAATAACCGAAGGGTTTATCGCCATCAGTGAGCAGTGAACACTTGTCTCCTGAGCTGGGCTTAAAACCTCTTTTACAGCAGtcatattatcatttaattgttGACTGTCAATAATTACTAgtgattgattataatattaacaaagattAAATCTATCTAATTAATCATTTAACAtattagtgttgtattataagtgaaataaattatttttatttaatatttataactgcCAAGCCAGCATTTctctaaagaaaataaaatatatttatcatcgaCATTTTAAGCAGTTTATGAAAACCTTGAATTGGGTGTTTTAAAGTAGAACAcgaaatcatacaaattgaagtaaatttctcactcaattactcttaaaaatctaaataacacaactgaacacattcaacaaactctcgtgatttgttgaatgtgtgaACTACGcaccaataataaattaattactgtaCCTTTTTATCtacaaacaaaatggcggttttaaattagcgcgccTTCATCAAGGAATTTCCtaactatatattacatatcttttatataaatagacagaTAAAAAGAATACTAAAATACTACGAACATTTCATAagctatacattatatattttttattttcatcacatttacattttaaaaaatattattatctacaactatttataaaatcaaatttttaattatcgtcGTTAACACAATACCTATGCCATTTACAAACTTACAATATTTGccattacatattaatataatttatcgaaaatataatcaaacactattttttattctacattAGAAAATAGGATGGTTGATTTCAGAACTGGAAAAACCTGGAGAACTTACTCCATTACTCACCTGtcaaatattgacaaccgacttatgatgatatactattttgatgcttgtattcttgaattgtaataaatattatggccAATATCgcgtatcactttctgatactttacgaccgttttctgcggtgtgtttcgagtttgttcgtacagaatagccctactggaTGTCGTTATTGATAACACATTTTGACGGAGTTAGTTTAAGTCGGTAGGGCAAGATTCGATTAAGTTTACGACTTAACTGCACACCGCGCTcgccaatatattttatacaactcGGTCTCACTACAAACTaactaaactattaaaaaataatctgtgAAAGGAAAACATTGAGGTGTTCAGTTTAGCATTAGAAAACTTATGAGCGATATACAGCCTCAAAGCGTTGTTTCAGATATCGTAAAGTGCGCTGACAGCATATTTGTTACCGTTGCGTCTAATACGTCATTACCACGAGGTACCTATCTCGTTAAGTCTCACGGTTTGTACGTTCGAACATTCCTTGCATACGAAAATTCATTCACCACCTTCACGAGTCTCAACCTACTCCACTATTATATAAACAACTTTAAAACACAGAACAATTACAACTGTACAccaatttgataataaatggtaaaaatatatttactatgtatTGCAAACTTAGATAAACCTAAAATAACGACGAGTAAGTGTCA from Nymphalis io chromosome 4, ilAglIoxx1.1, whole genome shotgun sequence includes:
- the LOC126781925 gene encoding sodium channel protein Nach-like, which encodes MAMIRLQKKKKMKQSGCSHAVRQFYQTTTLHGFKYLCSKYYADRIGWLICCCASACCAGVLCAVLWERFLEVPALLTLHDLRGQQDAVKMPLVAVCPPAETVAHMFQKKLLINANVTDRLQTILNHVLRRKDTHNDHLVILEEILLKNNLTLPEALMEVMPPCHSIVKNCRWQSIMIPCGKLFERELTEWGVCCLSRPKKLKITESEISRLEAKRKLQIAVQCSDQPSLQGCEFYTKFKGEEWVEPMSLSPGHNYIAQMTFTSVVDSDPDKLVEGTCSTSDGYSRSRCLLKCKEKSCGCSDPLRSKNQNEEIPPPCLVTQLSCLRRFNFENFTCKCLPSCKKVSTFLALESSPMNAFKYTHNEIYAGLNETTSSVLLITVRISGSRIFVVNPTETWITLLSSLGGVFNMFLGVGLFSALEIMFLFFVRLPIAIRRSTEIKIPTSVGN